One segment of Carya illinoinensis cultivar Pawnee chromosome 1, C.illinoinensisPawnee_v1, whole genome shotgun sequence DNA contains the following:
- the LOC122315585 gene encoding uncharacterized protein LOC122315585: MNLNGRASNVQISSTDCREVYSPHAETEAYEPYDSRNAVSQNFMLESCVTNDDHSFADPEDAKLVVQNMEMIGGDNAGDHEDQDKTSCDDARRKIREEAAIRPNILLENATILVGFSDFAPADHVEVNQTTELNAGNDEKDKIEKCDMAGNECKEVADLEAHENHLSESVAVVKNGTDNESARNLGDSTQPKHYTKSVSEIEVVVEDSTNDSIRNLGQNEHNHRCNFPSEIEVVAGDGREEFIRNLGETELIHYEAEKEPIHWVVVVDHGMNGSPRKLRQIEPNQYQSSAAEIEVAVEDGTDNSERIQPAKIGSKPLENVVGTNSTKNLPQNKNFQEGIKEVDFDNCEIQEECSCADESGVVAQLSRSGDVELSQNLSPKPTLEELLRFAAEEESSAQNTAVVMDTRDFDSWDLWGNNYKSSGYEGLYSQKKRTAVEQYHGDMLDDYERRTCTPLFQVKDRSNNVVNKPQWRKAIDGILGKFRSLRKGQPNPLGGILDEVDLKSLLKAANSKRCERENISSIIMRKTFWGRLACCSSASTGSVIRSHKRKKPKEWELQLQRYVSEYSPAW, translated from the exons ATGAACTTAAATGGAAGGGCGTCCAACGTGCAGATTTCTTCCACCGACTGTCGTGAAGTTTACTCTCCTCATGCAGAGACTGAGGCATATGAACCTTATGATTCTCGAAATGCTGTATCGCAAAACTTCATGCTAGAAAGCTGTGTCACAAATGATGATCATAGTTTTGCAGATCCTGAGGATGCCAAGCTGGTTGTTCAAAATATGGAGATGATTGGGGGTGACAATGCTGGTGACCATGAAGATCAGGATAAAACTTCATGTGATGATGCTAGACGCAAAATTAGGGAAGAAGCTGCTATACGACCAAATATACTGCTAGAAAATGCTACAATATTAGTCGGATTTTCTGATTTTGCTCCAGCTGATCATGTTGAAGTTAATCAAACAACTGAATTGAATGCTGGTAATGATGAAAAAGACAAGATTGAAAAATGTGATATGGCTGGAAATGAATGCAAGGAAGTAGCTGATCTAGAGGCACACGAAAATCATCTATCTGAATCGGTGGCTGTTGTAAAGAATGGAACAGATAATGAATCTGCAAGAAACTTGGGAGACAGTACTCAACCAAAACATTACACAAAGTCCGTTTCTGAGATTGAGGTTGTTGTGGAAGACAGCACGAATGATTCGATTAGAAACTTGGGACAAAATGAACACAATCATCGTTGTAATTTTCCTTCCGAGATTGAGGTTGTTGCAGGGGATGGAAGGGAAGAATTTATAAGAAACTTGGGAGAAACTGAACTAATACATTACGAGGCCGAGAAAGAACCGATACATTGGGTTGTTGTGGTGGATCATGGAATGAATGGATCTCCGAGGAAATTGAGACAAATTGAGCCAAACCAGTACCAAAGTTCTGCTGCTGAAATTGAAGTTGCTGTGGAGGATGGAACAGATAATTCTGAGAGGATCCAGCCTGCAAAGATCGGATCAAAACCTTTGGAAAATGTAGTAGGAACTAATTCTACCAAAAACCTTCCCCAGAACAAAAATTTTCAGGAAGGAATAAAGGAAGTTGATTTCGACAACTGTGAGATACAGGAAGAGTGCTCATGTGCTGATGAAAGCGGTGTGGTGGCTCAATTAAGCCGTAGTGGTGATGTTGAGTTATCGCAAAATCTCTCTCCAAAACCGACTTTGGAAGAGCTTTTGCGATTTGCAGCAGAAGAGGAATCTTCAGCTCAAAATACTGCAGTGGTCATGGATACGAGAGACTTCGATTCATGGGATCTTTGGGGCAATAATTACAAGTCTTCAGGATATGAAG GTCTCTACTCCCAAAAAAAACGCACAGCAGTTGAGCAATATCATGGGGACATGTTGGATGATTATGAGCGTAGAACTTGTACACCGTTATTTCAAGTCAAAGACAGGAGCAACAACGTAGTTAACAAGCCACAATGGAGAAAGGCTATTGATGGTATTTTGGGCAAGTTTAGAAGCTTGCGTAAGGGGCAACCAAATCCTTTGGGAGGAATTCTGGATGAGGTTGATCTCAAGAGCTTACTGAAAGCTGCAAACTCAAAGAGgtgtgagagagagaacatCAGCTCAATCATCATGCGGAAAACATTCTGGGGACGATTAGCATGTTGCTCGTCTGCCAGTACCGGATCAGTAATTAGaagccataaaagaaaaaagccaAAGGAATGGGAATTACAGTTGCAAAGATATGTTTCAGAATACTCCCCTGCTTGGTAA
- the LOC122315592 gene encoding uncharacterized protein LOC122315592 isoform X2 yields the protein MDHQDPKHEGHGVHVCHKCGWPFPNPHPSARHRRAHKKICGTIEGYKLVDSEDKPHLNISDEEHLSDEDHAPPGPRVLEKTNNDKGSRGIGERSNKSEDDLFSDAVADFSDSGVNAGNEDVEKVTKDDPKVIQSFKDVGVADIIQPPSISEDSSQVENREVPQSTANQLGSKLRLEDHMSSSTASSMASSISHYITEESVMLSHDRTSPPDDSNIIKPETLTDASQGNVKINAREDATECSLPCVVQEADTKGTEESNRSFTDFMVSPSRFAGESFENVSKLDETVKQSLDPLPADRVFQPEEDHYDGSSSKKNQNDPAPEVYPADHVNTSFDSSEIKVDAAQIGNHASSGSMVDSGNRKEEGNYNVSVLSVSGVSANHVNASIDTTQIKVDATEEIDHANSGHIIESCNRNGEENADVNVLSVTHDASVVNDPEVVAEHFKDTKEVKLQEYAILDLCATITNKEDSAKDSASEENSSSFQSRQLSEGTELPSGHIIESCNRNEENADVNVLSMTDDTSMVDHPAVVFEHLKDTKEVKLQEYAILDSCATITDKEDSAKDSASEENSSSFQSRQLSEGIEVPSSIHILGDSDEQEGGSIKVGIDVLAEEGAEVSQIKVAINEIGSPAEVVIPDIEENHMVQSHEEQETNDIHSNELMVNFPESATKYLSDAGSNQAINLVGVDDAGSHEQARNERLDIAGDDDGKGATEENCNKITSKNAESTGNLSESLVDPTMDLPECDEAGDHEKGKTEKYDIDGIDSREGAKEDDLSIKPKLISESVSSLHGSQAVADDIRDGSLKKLPEHEFMHFDGVSHSSGVGNDTVLDASLKYELNGGKKVEVESLGVSTAKESYNGGDVNSLQKTSEDHIRQEANPSDLVTESSVQSSAAVEDNHVTEFGGSASGITFESLEGDGNIVKQQIAASAIDASVDSYSQTDSLEGHWGSVSVLSTQSVTAALIDTETLPSLDSQALAEAEKALLEKPIAAPERQRSDKSDMFEAPSFMTLVEPRDRSGQKATASEVQTGQNPPQQSASLQAGWFPSLTHVVNESQGRKKNEEIIAKVTNWSTGKQHTPLKSLLGEASLESKQKLKKAKENPAPATQKDETSPKDNGASVTTVNSILDPGLHTTQAARTETKKEWNSPARYPSEIKRENRKVKGRPYWVQFVCCSSMN from the exons ATGGATCACCAAGATCCGA AGCATGAAGGCCATGGAGTCCATGTTTGTCACAAATGTGGGTGGCCTTTTCCAAACCCGCACCCAAGTGCTAGGCACAGACGTGCACACAAGAAGATTTGCGGAACTATTGAAGGCTACAAGCTGGTTGATTCGGAGGATAAACCCCATTTGAATATTTCCGATGAAGAGCATTTATCTGATGAAGATCACGCACCCCCTG GTCCTAGAGTCCTGGAGAAAACTAACAATGACAAGGGTAGCCGTGGAATTGGAGAAAGATcgaacaaatcagaggatgATCTGTTTTCGGATGCTGTTGCGGACTTTTCAGATAGTGGAGTTAATGCGGGAAACGAAGATGTGGAAAAGGTTACCAAGGATGATCCAAAAGTTATCCAATCATTTAAGGATGTTGGCGTAGCTG ATATTATTCAACCACCAAGTATTTCTGAAGACAGCAGCCAAGTTGAAAATCGTGAAGTTCCTCAAAGTACAGCTAATCAGTTGGGGAGTAAACTACGTTTGGAAGATCATATGTCAAGCTCTACAGCCAGTTCAATGGCAAGTTCTATTTCACATTATATAACTGAGGAATCAGTTATGCTTAGTCATGATAGGACAAGTCCACCCGATGACTCAAATATTATCAAGCCTGAGACTCTGACGGATGCATCACAAGGCAATGTGAAGATCAATGCCAGGGAGGATGCCACAGAATGCTCTTTGCCATGTGTTGTGCAGGAGGCTGATACAAAGGGAACTGAAGAAAGTAATAGAAGTTTTACGGACTTTATGGTCTCACCCAGTAGATTTGCTGGCGAATCATTTGAGAATGTGTCAAAGTTGGACGAAACAGTCAAACAATCTTTGGATCCTTTGCCAGCTGATAGGGTTTTTCAGCCAGAGGAAGATCATTATGATGGGTCCAGTTCTAAGAAGAATCAAAATGATCCTGCCCCTGAAGTTTATCCTGCTGATCATGTGAATACTTCTTTTGATTCTTCTGAAATCAAGGTGGATGCTGCACAGATAGGAAACCATGCCAGTTCTGGCAGTATGGTTGATAGTGGCAATCGaaaggaagaaggaaattatAATGTAAGTGTCCTTTCTGTGTCGGGTGTATCTGCTAATCATGTGAATGCTTCTATTGATACTACTCAAATCAAGGTGGATGCTACTGAAGAAATAGACCATGCCAATTCTGGCCATATAATTGAGAGTTGCAATAGAAATGGAGAAGAAAATGCAGATGTAAATGTCCTTTCTGTGACTCATGATGCATCAGTAGTCAACGATCCTGAGGTGGTTGCTGAACATTTTAAAGACACTAAAGAAGTGAAACTACAGGAATATGCAATCCTCGATTTGTGTGCAACAATCACGAATAAGGAAGACAGTGCTAAGGATTCCGCTTCTGAGGAGAATTCTTCCAGTTTCCAGTCAAGGCAATTGAGTGAAGGAACTGAGCTCCCTTCTGGCCATATAATCGAGAGTTGCaatagaaatgaagaaaatgcaGATGTAAATGTCCTTTCCATGACTGATGATACATCAATGGTTGACCATCCGGCGGTGGTTTTTGAACATCTTAAAGACACTAAAGAAGTGAAGCTGCAGGAATATGCAATCCTCGATTCGTGTGCAACAATCACTGATAAGGAAGACAGTGCTAAAGATTCCGCTTCTGAGGAGAATTCTTCCAGTTTCCAGTCAAGGCAGTTGAGTGAAGGAATTGAGGTCCCTTCTTCAATTCATATTTTGGGAGACAGTGATGAACAAGAAGGTGGGAGCATCAAGGTGGGTATCGATGTGCTTGCTGAAGAAGGAGCTGAGGTGTCTCAGATCAAGGTGGCAATTAATGAAATAGGATCCCCTGCAGAGGTTGTGATCCCTGACATTGAGGAAAATCACATGGTCCAGtctcatgaagaacaagaaactaATGATATTCATTCCAATGAATTGATGGTGAATTTTCCAGAAAGTGCTACAAAGTACCTATCTGATGCTGGAAGCAACCAAGCGATTAACTTAGTTGGTGTAGATGATGCTGGCAGTCATGAGCAAGCTAGGAATGAAAGACTTGACATAGCTGGAGATGATGATGGAAAAGGTGCTACAGAGGAAAATTGTAACAAAATCACTAGCAAAAATGCTGAATCTACAGGTAATCTCTCTGAATCCTTAGTTGATCCAACAATGGACTTACCTGAATGTGATGAAGCTGGTGATCATGAAAAGGGAAAAACGGAGAAGTATGATATAGATGGAATTGACAGCAGGGAAGGAGCTAAAGAGGATGATCTGTCAATTAAGCCAAAACTGATTTCTGAGTCTGTTAGCAGTCTTCATGGATCACAGGCTGTTGCAGATGATATAAGGGATGGGTCTCTGAAGAAGTTACCAGAACATGAATTCATGCATTTCGATGGAGTTTCACATTCAAGCGGAGTTGGCAACGATACTGTTTTAGATGCTAGCTTAAAATATGAACTCAATGGCGGTAAAAAAGTGGAAGTAGAATCTCTCGGAGTAAGTACTGCTAAAGAGTCATATAATGGTGGAGATGTTAATTCATTGCAAAAGACTTCAGAAGACCACATCAGACAAGAGGCGAATCCCTCTGATTTAGTAACTGAATCTTCTGTTCAAAGTTCTGCTGCTGTTGAAGATAACCATGTAACAGAGTTTGGTGGGAGTGCATCTGGAATCACTTTCGAGTCTTTAGAAGGTGATGGTAACATTGTTAAGCAACAGATTGCTGCATCTGCAATTGATGCTTCAGTTGACTCTTATAGCCAAACTGATAGTTTGGAAGGCCATTGGGGATCTGTTTCAG TACTTTCTACCCAATCGGTTACAGCGGCACTTATTGATACTGAGACATTGCCATCATTAGATTCCCAAGCATTGGCAGAAGCAGAGAAAGCCCTCTTGGAGAAGCCAATAGCAGCACCAGAGAGACAGCGTTCTGATAAATCAGATATGTTTGAGGCACCATCTTTCATGACATTAGTTGAACCTAGAGATAGGAGTGGCCAAAAAGCTACTGCTTCCGAAGTCCAGACAGGACAAAATCCACCACAGCAATCTGCATCTTTGCAGGCTGGGTGGTTTCCTTCTCTTACTCATGTTGTTAATGAATCACAAGGGAGAAAGAAGAATGAAGAGATTATTGCGAAGGTAACAAACTGGAGTACTGGAAAGCAACACACTCCTCTAAAAAGCCTTTTGGGTGAGGCTTCCCTTGAGAGCAAACAAAAGttaaagaaagcaaaagaaaatccAGCTCCTGCAACACAAAAAGATGAAACATCTCCAAAAGATAATGGTGCTAGCGTCACAACAGTAAACTCCATTTTAGATCCCGGATTGCACACAACTCAAGCTGCGAGgacagaaacaaaaaaagaatggAACTCTCCAGCAAGGTATCCTTCTGAAATTAAGAGAGAAAACAGGAAAGTCAAGGGGAGACCGTATTGGGTACAATTTGTCTGCTGCTCATCTATGAATTAG
- the LOC122315592 gene encoding uncharacterized protein LOC122315592 isoform X1 translates to MDHQDPSKLQTREHEGHGVHVCHKCGWPFPNPHPSARHRRAHKKICGTIEGYKLVDSEDKPHLNISDEEHLSDEDHAPPGPRVLEKTNNDKGSRGIGERSNKSEDDLFSDAVADFSDSGVNAGNEDVEKVTKDDPKVIQSFKDVGVADIIQPPSISEDSSQVENREVPQSTANQLGSKLRLEDHMSSSTASSMASSISHYITEESVMLSHDRTSPPDDSNIIKPETLTDASQGNVKINAREDATECSLPCVVQEADTKGTEESNRSFTDFMVSPSRFAGESFENVSKLDETVKQSLDPLPADRVFQPEEDHYDGSSSKKNQNDPAPEVYPADHVNTSFDSSEIKVDAAQIGNHASSGSMVDSGNRKEEGNYNVSVLSVSGVSANHVNASIDTTQIKVDATEEIDHANSGHIIESCNRNGEENADVNVLSVTHDASVVNDPEVVAEHFKDTKEVKLQEYAILDLCATITNKEDSAKDSASEENSSSFQSRQLSEGTELPSGHIIESCNRNEENADVNVLSMTDDTSMVDHPAVVFEHLKDTKEVKLQEYAILDSCATITDKEDSAKDSASEENSSSFQSRQLSEGIEVPSSIHILGDSDEQEGGSIKVGIDVLAEEGAEVSQIKVAINEIGSPAEVVIPDIEENHMVQSHEEQETNDIHSNELMVNFPESATKYLSDAGSNQAINLVGVDDAGSHEQARNERLDIAGDDDGKGATEENCNKITSKNAESTGNLSESLVDPTMDLPECDEAGDHEKGKTEKYDIDGIDSREGAKEDDLSIKPKLISESVSSLHGSQAVADDIRDGSLKKLPEHEFMHFDGVSHSSGVGNDTVLDASLKYELNGGKKVEVESLGVSTAKESYNGGDVNSLQKTSEDHIRQEANPSDLVTESSVQSSAAVEDNHVTEFGGSASGITFESLEGDGNIVKQQIAASAIDASVDSYSQTDSLEGHWGSVSVLSTQSVTAALIDTETLPSLDSQALAEAEKALLEKPIAAPERQRSDKSDMFEAPSFMTLVEPRDRSGQKATASEVQTGQNPPQQSASLQAGWFPSLTHVVNESQGRKKNEEIIAKVTNWSTGKQHTPLKSLLGEASLESKQKLKKAKENPAPATQKDETSPKDNGASVTTVNSILDPGLHTTQAARTETKKEWNSPARYPSEIKRENRKVKGRPYWVQFVCCSSMN, encoded by the exons ATGGATCACCAAGATCCGAGTAAGCTTCAAACACGAG AGCATGAAGGCCATGGAGTCCATGTTTGTCACAAATGTGGGTGGCCTTTTCCAAACCCGCACCCAAGTGCTAGGCACAGACGTGCACACAAGAAGATTTGCGGAACTATTGAAGGCTACAAGCTGGTTGATTCGGAGGATAAACCCCATTTGAATATTTCCGATGAAGAGCATTTATCTGATGAAGATCACGCACCCCCTG GTCCTAGAGTCCTGGAGAAAACTAACAATGACAAGGGTAGCCGTGGAATTGGAGAAAGATcgaacaaatcagaggatgATCTGTTTTCGGATGCTGTTGCGGACTTTTCAGATAGTGGAGTTAATGCGGGAAACGAAGATGTGGAAAAGGTTACCAAGGATGATCCAAAAGTTATCCAATCATTTAAGGATGTTGGCGTAGCTG ATATTATTCAACCACCAAGTATTTCTGAAGACAGCAGCCAAGTTGAAAATCGTGAAGTTCCTCAAAGTACAGCTAATCAGTTGGGGAGTAAACTACGTTTGGAAGATCATATGTCAAGCTCTACAGCCAGTTCAATGGCAAGTTCTATTTCACATTATATAACTGAGGAATCAGTTATGCTTAGTCATGATAGGACAAGTCCACCCGATGACTCAAATATTATCAAGCCTGAGACTCTGACGGATGCATCACAAGGCAATGTGAAGATCAATGCCAGGGAGGATGCCACAGAATGCTCTTTGCCATGTGTTGTGCAGGAGGCTGATACAAAGGGAACTGAAGAAAGTAATAGAAGTTTTACGGACTTTATGGTCTCACCCAGTAGATTTGCTGGCGAATCATTTGAGAATGTGTCAAAGTTGGACGAAACAGTCAAACAATCTTTGGATCCTTTGCCAGCTGATAGGGTTTTTCAGCCAGAGGAAGATCATTATGATGGGTCCAGTTCTAAGAAGAATCAAAATGATCCTGCCCCTGAAGTTTATCCTGCTGATCATGTGAATACTTCTTTTGATTCTTCTGAAATCAAGGTGGATGCTGCACAGATAGGAAACCATGCCAGTTCTGGCAGTATGGTTGATAGTGGCAATCGaaaggaagaaggaaattatAATGTAAGTGTCCTTTCTGTGTCGGGTGTATCTGCTAATCATGTGAATGCTTCTATTGATACTACTCAAATCAAGGTGGATGCTACTGAAGAAATAGACCATGCCAATTCTGGCCATATAATTGAGAGTTGCAATAGAAATGGAGAAGAAAATGCAGATGTAAATGTCCTTTCTGTGACTCATGATGCATCAGTAGTCAACGATCCTGAGGTGGTTGCTGAACATTTTAAAGACACTAAAGAAGTGAAACTACAGGAATATGCAATCCTCGATTTGTGTGCAACAATCACGAATAAGGAAGACAGTGCTAAGGATTCCGCTTCTGAGGAGAATTCTTCCAGTTTCCAGTCAAGGCAATTGAGTGAAGGAACTGAGCTCCCTTCTGGCCATATAATCGAGAGTTGCaatagaaatgaagaaaatgcaGATGTAAATGTCCTTTCCATGACTGATGATACATCAATGGTTGACCATCCGGCGGTGGTTTTTGAACATCTTAAAGACACTAAAGAAGTGAAGCTGCAGGAATATGCAATCCTCGATTCGTGTGCAACAATCACTGATAAGGAAGACAGTGCTAAAGATTCCGCTTCTGAGGAGAATTCTTCCAGTTTCCAGTCAAGGCAGTTGAGTGAAGGAATTGAGGTCCCTTCTTCAATTCATATTTTGGGAGACAGTGATGAACAAGAAGGTGGGAGCATCAAGGTGGGTATCGATGTGCTTGCTGAAGAAGGAGCTGAGGTGTCTCAGATCAAGGTGGCAATTAATGAAATAGGATCCCCTGCAGAGGTTGTGATCCCTGACATTGAGGAAAATCACATGGTCCAGtctcatgaagaacaagaaactaATGATATTCATTCCAATGAATTGATGGTGAATTTTCCAGAAAGTGCTACAAAGTACCTATCTGATGCTGGAAGCAACCAAGCGATTAACTTAGTTGGTGTAGATGATGCTGGCAGTCATGAGCAAGCTAGGAATGAAAGACTTGACATAGCTGGAGATGATGATGGAAAAGGTGCTACAGAGGAAAATTGTAACAAAATCACTAGCAAAAATGCTGAATCTACAGGTAATCTCTCTGAATCCTTAGTTGATCCAACAATGGACTTACCTGAATGTGATGAAGCTGGTGATCATGAAAAGGGAAAAACGGAGAAGTATGATATAGATGGAATTGACAGCAGGGAAGGAGCTAAAGAGGATGATCTGTCAATTAAGCCAAAACTGATTTCTGAGTCTGTTAGCAGTCTTCATGGATCACAGGCTGTTGCAGATGATATAAGGGATGGGTCTCTGAAGAAGTTACCAGAACATGAATTCATGCATTTCGATGGAGTTTCACATTCAAGCGGAGTTGGCAACGATACTGTTTTAGATGCTAGCTTAAAATATGAACTCAATGGCGGTAAAAAAGTGGAAGTAGAATCTCTCGGAGTAAGTACTGCTAAAGAGTCATATAATGGTGGAGATGTTAATTCATTGCAAAAGACTTCAGAAGACCACATCAGACAAGAGGCGAATCCCTCTGATTTAGTAACTGAATCTTCTGTTCAAAGTTCTGCTGCTGTTGAAGATAACCATGTAACAGAGTTTGGTGGGAGTGCATCTGGAATCACTTTCGAGTCTTTAGAAGGTGATGGTAACATTGTTAAGCAACAGATTGCTGCATCTGCAATTGATGCTTCAGTTGACTCTTATAGCCAAACTGATAGTTTGGAAGGCCATTGGGGATCTGTTTCAG TACTTTCTACCCAATCGGTTACAGCGGCACTTATTGATACTGAGACATTGCCATCATTAGATTCCCAAGCATTGGCAGAAGCAGAGAAAGCCCTCTTGGAGAAGCCAATAGCAGCACCAGAGAGACAGCGTTCTGATAAATCAGATATGTTTGAGGCACCATCTTTCATGACATTAGTTGAACCTAGAGATAGGAGTGGCCAAAAAGCTACTGCTTCCGAAGTCCAGACAGGACAAAATCCACCACAGCAATCTGCATCTTTGCAGGCTGGGTGGTTTCCTTCTCTTACTCATGTTGTTAATGAATCACAAGGGAGAAAGAAGAATGAAGAGATTATTGCGAAGGTAACAAACTGGAGTACTGGAAAGCAACACACTCCTCTAAAAAGCCTTTTGGGTGAGGCTTCCCTTGAGAGCAAACAAAAGttaaagaaagcaaaagaaaatccAGCTCCTGCAACACAAAAAGATGAAACATCTCCAAAAGATAATGGTGCTAGCGTCACAACAGTAAACTCCATTTTAGATCCCGGATTGCACACAACTCAAGCTGCGAGgacagaaacaaaaaaagaatggAACTCTCCAGCAAGGTATCCTTCTGAAATTAAGAGAGAAAACAGGAAAGTCAAGGGGAGACCGTATTGGGTACAATTTGTCTGCTGCTCATCTATGAATTAG